The Corticium candelabrum chromosome 17, ooCorCand1.1, whole genome shotgun sequence genome has a segment encoding these proteins:
- the LOC134193307 gene encoding transmembrane protein PMIS2-like isoform X1, translating to MAELSKSIELQPITSQPPNYDLDDSSQHVSLGYPEVPTTVPSQVTDYLPLSLCTMLYCFLPIGLIALLYSIRVREANLAGDQARAQRASRIACVLNILAVVSAGITVVSVMLPIMFCSLDNANC from the exons ATGGCAGAGCTTTCCAAGTCTATCGAGTTACAGCCCATCACATCTCAGCCACCGAACTACGATCTCGATGATTCCTCTCAACATGTCTCCCTTGGTTATCCAGAAGTACCAACTACCGTCCCCAGTCAG GTGACAGACTATCTGCCACTGTCTCTCTGTACCATGCTGTACTGCTTTCTTCCAATTGGGCTAATTGCTCTCCTGTACTCAATTAGG GTTCGCGAGGCCAATTTAGCTGGTGACCAAGCTCGAGCGCAGCGAGCATCTCGTATTGCCTGTGTACTGAACATCTTGGCAGTTGTTTCCGCTGGGATCACTGTTGTATCCGTTATGCTTCCAATTATGTTTTGCAGCCTTGATAACGCGAATTGTTGA
- the LOC134193307 gene encoding uncharacterized protein LOC134193307 isoform X2, which translates to MAELSKSIELQPITSQPPNYDLDDSSQHVSLGYPEVPTTVPSQVTDYLPLSLCTMLYCFLPIGLIALLYSIRKSKTDENIILKSSGVETQPILRVTMGLPMSLLCSRGQFSW; encoded by the exons ATGGCAGAGCTTTCCAAGTCTATCGAGTTACAGCCCATCACATCTCAGCCACCGAACTACGATCTCGATGATTCCTCTCAACATGTCTCCCTTGGTTATCCAGAAGTACCAACTACCGTCCCCAGTCAG GTGACAGACTATCTGCCACTGTCTCTCTGTACCATGCTGTACTGCTTTCTTCCAATTGGGCTAATTGCTCTCCTGTACTCAATTAGG AAATCAAAGACTGAcgaaaatataattttgaaaagtAGTGGAGTTGAAACCCAGCCAATCCTACGAGTGACTATGGGCCTGCCTATGTCTTTGTTGT GTTCGCGAGGCCAATTTAGCTGGTGA